A single region of the Mugil cephalus isolate CIBA_MC_2020 chromosome 4, CIBA_Mcephalus_1.1, whole genome shotgun sequence genome encodes:
- the si:dkeyp-67f1.2 gene encoding protein FAM3C — protein sequence MRHRTALHLTAVTVVLLITWGISINLFGAQEKANDILATRAPVPKCSLSRVCPPDHFALYVTSGAADIVGPKICFNGKIIMSHVLNNVKPGLNIVVVNGENGAVEKSDSLNMKTGNPEDNLAYLKEIKAGMIILVASFDDVTTKMTNEVREIFVGMGSTLIQSVKRRDNWVFAGRAGTKIKSLFEQRTVNNEKTNTYEGWPGVAEVGGCFPRTVTDRNLKEPLVDSRM from the exons ATGAGGCATCGAA CTGCTTTACACCTCACTGCTGTAACTGTTGTCCTCCTAATCACATGGGGAATCTCCATCAATTTATTCGGTGCACAGGAGAAAGCAAATGACATCCTCG CCACACGTGCACCTGTGCCGAAGTGCAGCCTCTCCAGAGTCTGCCCCCCAGACCACTTTGCCTTGTATGTGACAAGCGGAGCCGCTGATATCGTCGGGCCAAAGATCTGTTTCAATGGTAAAAT CATCATGAGCCATGTGCTGAACAATGTGAAACCAGGGCTGAACATTGTGGTGGTAAATG GTGAAAATGGAGCTGTGGAAAAATCTGACAGTCTTAacatgaaaacaggaa ACCCAGAAGACAACCTGGCGTACCTGAAGGAGATAAAAGCTGGAATGATCATCCTGGTGGCCTCGTTTGATGATGTGACAACAAA GATGACAAATGAAGTGAGGGAGATATTTGTCGGGATGGGAAGCACTTTGATCCAGTCTGTGAAACGGAGAGACAACTGGGTGTTTGCCGGAAGAGCTGGAACGAAAATCAAAAGCCTCTTTGAGCAG CGGACTGTTAATAATGAGAAAACCAACACTTACGAAGGATGGCCGGGGGTGGCGGAGGTGGGCGGCTGTTTCCCGAGAACGGTGACTGACAGAAACTTGAAAGAACCTCTGGTGGACAGCAGAATGTGA
- the LOC125006800 gene encoding actin-associated protein FAM107A: MRIHTEDMGVTHGKKRDLQHFPGRSEACRNGSASMMQAHQTEQEDRFPELQAHPCQLQHEGEGSNLIRPPKPLSHLIASKSHQELHKELRMAHKRRVSQEGKTELQRALEKRKWDQRVKASRDQEEAKKNTSPLHQELLKRRRRLEKLERDERHKQEEPEFLQVKERLRRTAALDGGGKQV, encoded by the exons ATGAGGATTCATACTGAGGACATGGGAGTCACCCATGGGAAGAAG AGAGATCTCCAGCATTTCCCCGGTAGAAGTGAGGCATGCCGTAATGGGTCTG CCTCCATGATGCAGGCACATCAGACTGAACAGGAAGACCGATTCCCAGAGCTTCAGGCTCATCCATGCCAACTACAGCACGAGGGGGAGGGGAGTAATCTAATCAGACCCCCAAAACCTCTCAGTCATTTAATTGCTTCCAAGAGCCACCAGGAGCTCCACAAAGAACTGCGGATGGCCCACAAGAG GAGAGTGTCTCAGGAAGGGAAGACCGAACTCCAGAGGGCTctggaaaagaggaaatgggATCAAAGGGTGAAGGCAAGCAGGGACCAGGAGGAGGCAAAGAAGAACACATCCCCTCTTCATCAAGAGCTGCTGAAAAGACGCCGCAGGCTTGAAAAG CTGGAGAGAGACGAGAGACACAAGCAGGAGGAGCCCGAGTTCCTCCAAGTCAAAGAGAGACTGAGGAGAACCGCAGCGCTGGACGGGGGAGGAAAACAAGTGTGA